In a single window of the Lasioglossum baleicum chromosome 10, iyLasBale1, whole genome shotgun sequence genome:
- the LOC143212590 gene encoding tRNA-splicing endonuclease subunit Sen34-like yields the protein MIDLISSRNNVFIWSAEDWLNLRKHHRIVGELIGCLPKKPRQDILSGLPLLLQSEEVSLLLEKNIAQLIHYPCLQKPPNDSLKEAFEKYRDALFVEQEECLRNERKKQVISVMDKIVEGKKRKILGIETRKKKAKKPLDPKVQEALNNIEINRQELLEEEMAKIPKLDKTEALIQTHTVYPWANKDEVETVEWKYPSNPKEQLRYNTYKDLWERGYFITSGEKFGGDFLVYPGDPIMFHSQFIVHCRDRNEEIPITELSAQCRIAWHVRKTRVYAFFSKDQTDIVYESFQWAESKVLENR from the exons ATGATAGATTTAATCTCGTCGAGAAACAACGTCTTCATTTGGAGCGCGGAAG ACTGGTTGAACCTTAGAAAACATCATAGGATTGTCGGTGAATTGATAGGTTGCTTACCGAAAAAACCTAGGCAAGATATACTATCTGGTCTTCCGTTACTTTTACAATCAGAAGAAGTATCTCTTCTGCTAGAGAAGAACATAGCGCAGCTTATCCACTATCCGTGTCTTCAGAAACCACCGAACGACTCGTTGAAAGAAGCTTTTGAGAAATATAGAGACGCTTTATTCGTTGAGCAAGAGGAATGTTTGAGGAATGAGAGGAAGAAACAG GTAATCAGTGTGATGGACAAGATTGTGGAGGGAAAGAAACGGAAGATACTTGGGATAGAAACGAGGAAGAAGAAAGCGAAGAAACCGTTAGATCCGAAAGTGCAAGAAGCTCTCAATaacattgaaataaatagaCAAGAACTGTTGGAGGAGGAAATGGCAAAAATACCTAAACTAGATAAGACTGAAGCTTTAATTCAAACTCATACAG tATACCCATGGGCAAATAAAGACGAAGTTGAAACAGTGGAGTGGAAGTATCCTAGCAATCCTAAAGAACAACTTAGATATAATACATATAAGGATCTTTGGGAGAGAGGATACTTCATAACAAGCGGGGAAAAGTTTGGAGGTGATTTCTTGGTATATCCTG GTGACCCTATAATGTTTCACTCGCAATTCATAGTCCACTGCAGGGACAGAAACGAAGAAATTCCAATAACTGAACTATCAGCTCAATGCCGCATCGCGTGGCACGTTCGGAAAACGCG